A genomic segment from Syngnathus scovelli strain Florida chromosome 3, RoL_Ssco_1.2, whole genome shotgun sequence encodes:
- the LOC125994699 gene encoding cysteine dioxygenase type 1, translated as MPKSLQELIQKLHEIFQDNNVNVDEVQELMESYRSNPKDWKQYAMFDKLRYTRNLVDEGNGKFNLIILCWGEGQGSSIHDHSNSHCFMKMLQGELKETLFDWPEKEGGDMTERSNRTLENNSVAYINDKIGLHRVENASHTEGSVSLHLYSPPFQTCKVFDQRTSHTTEAKMTFWSKYGERTPFETTASKENN; from the exons ATGCCAAAAAGTCTGCAGGAGCTGATCCAAAAGCTGCATGAGATCTTTCAAGACAACAATGTCAACGTGGATGAGGTGCAGGAACTCATGGAGTCATACAGGAGCAACCCTAAGGACTGGAAGCAATACGCCATGTTTGATAAACTCAG ATACACGAGGAACTTGGTGGATGAAGGCAATGGGAAGTTCAACCTGATCATCTTGTGTTGGGGAGAAGGCCAAGGAAG TAGTATACACGACCACTCCAATTCCCACTGCTTCATGAAGATGCTCCAGGGCGAGCTCAAGGAGACTCTCTTCGACTGGCCCGAGAAGGAAGGCGGGGACATGACTGAGAGGTCAAACAGGACCCTGGAAAACAACTCTGTGGCCTACATAAATG acaaaATTGGCCTACACCGTGTGGAGAACGCAAGCCACACGGAGGGTTCGGTCAGTTTGCACCTCTACAGCCCACCTTTCCAGACGTGTAAAGTCTTTGACCAGCGCACCAGCCACACAACCGAAGCCAAGATGACCTTCTGGAGCAAATATGGAGAGAGGACACCATTT GAGACCACAGCATCAAAGGAGAACAACTAG